In Deinococcus ficus, a single window of DNA contains:
- a CDS encoding DUF945 family protein, with protein MKPNAKTALIATAALLLGGAGLAVVAGQQTQRDVQAQLGRTQKALNDSGIAKMESGPFQGNALGGTQVTKITLMPTSADPLEVTLTSRVYNGPFPQGKAFGAATVVTDVSFPPEIQKPLDKAFGGQKIQLRTLVKFGGNSVTTYHVPAGQFTDDGMKASWKAASGTVSTLGEKITGSGQWPGLTMEGEGNLVTVGAARWTMSGDNASDGLGNARSSMTLGNVAATMDGKPVFAMGPLTVESDVKSDAKLVTSSVKYHLAKATFQDTTLDNVQLNLSFKNLDRKALTQLSSLDTDAKDFDPQAMEPILKALMAASPTLSLDRLSVGSGKDEVVITGAAALKASPDTDWSMALLAPATLMSAVKVNAHAEGERQAVERLAALFAPDADTVTTMLDMATEQGMLVQKGTRLVSDVQFDDQGVKVNGQTME; from the coding sequence ATGAAACCGAACGCCAAAACCGCCCTCATCGCCACCGCCGCCCTCCTCCTCGGTGGGGCTGGCCTCGCCGTCGTCGCCGGCCAGCAGACCCAACGGGACGTGCAGGCCCAGCTCGGCCGCACCCAGAAGGCCCTGAACGACTCCGGCATCGCCAAGATGGAATCCGGTCCCTTCCAGGGCAACGCCCTGGGCGGCACCCAGGTCACCAAGATCACCCTGATGCCCACCAGCGCCGACCCCCTCGAGGTCACCCTGACCAGCCGCGTGTACAACGGCCCCTTCCCGCAGGGCAAGGCGTTCGGCGCGGCGACGGTCGTGACGGACGTCAGCTTCCCCCCCGAGATCCAGAAGCCCCTCGACAAGGCGTTCGGCGGCCAGAAGATCCAGCTGCGCACCCTGGTGAAGTTCGGCGGGAACAGCGTCACCACCTACCACGTGCCCGCCGGGCAGTTCACCGATGACGGCATGAAGGCCAGCTGGAAGGCCGCGAGCGGGACCGTGAGCACCCTGGGCGAGAAGATCACCGGCAGCGGCCAGTGGCCCGGCCTGACCATGGAAGGCGAGGGGAACCTCGTCACCGTCGGCGCGGCCCGCTGGACCATGTCCGGCGACAACGCCAGCGACGGCCTCGGCAACGCCAGGTCCTCGATGACCCTCGGCAACGTCGCCGCGACGATGGACGGAAAACCCGTCTTCGCCATGGGACCGCTCACCGTGGAGAGCGACGTGAAGAGCGACGCGAAGCTCGTGACCAGCAGCGTGAAGTACCACCTCGCCAAGGCCACCTTCCAGGACACGACGCTGGACAACGTGCAGCTCAACCTCTCCTTCAAGAACCTGGACCGTAAAGCCCTGACGCAGCTGAGCTCCCTCGACACCGACGCGAAGGACTTCGACCCCCAGGCCATGGAACCCATCCTCAAAGCGCTGATGGCGGCGTCCCCCACCCTGTCCCTGGACCGCCTGTCCGTCGGAAGCGGCAAGGACGAAGTCGTGATCACCGGCGCCGCCGCCCTCAAGGCGAGCCCCGACACGGACTGGAGCATGGCTCTGCTCGCCCCGGCCACCCTGATGTCCGCCGTGAAGGTCAACGCCCACGCCGAAGGGGAACGCCAGGCCGTCGAGCGTCTGGCAGCCCTCTTCGCTCCGGACGCGGACACCGTCACGACCATGCTCGACATGGCCACCGAGCAGGGCATGCTCGTCCAGAAGGGCACGCGCCTGGTCTCGGACGTGCAGTTCGACGACCAGGGCGTGAAGGTCAACGGTCAGACGATGGAGTGA
- a CDS encoding class I SAM-dependent methyltransferase has protein sequence MTSPLKVILGAGSQAWAGWLPTQREQLDLTNRASFEDYFGDRRADAFLCEHVWEHLTLEQGRAAALLCFDFLKPGGFLRCAVPDANFPDEEYQRIVQIGGPGPADHPAADHQIVYDAPLFKDVFEQVGFEVELLEYCDEQGRFHYHGWDVATGPIYRSLMLDHRNRDGKLGNVSIIVDARKPE, from the coding sequence ATGACGTCACCTCTGAAGGTCATTCTTGGTGCAGGGAGTCAGGCCTGGGCGGGTTGGCTGCCCACGCAACGCGAACAACTCGACCTCACCAACCGCGCCAGCTTTGAAGACTATTTCGGTGACCGCCGGGCCGATGCGTTCCTGTGCGAGCACGTCTGGGAACACCTGACCCTTGAACAGGGCCGGGCGGCCGCGCTGCTGTGCTTTGACTTCCTCAAGCCGGGTGGATTCCTTCGCTGCGCGGTTCCCGACGCGAATTTCCCGGACGAGGAGTATCAACGGATCGTGCAGATCGGCGGACCGGGGCCAGCCGACCACCCGGCCGCCGATCATCAGATCGTGTATGACGCGCCCCTGTTCAAGGACGTCTTTGAGCAGGTCGGCTTCGAAGTGGAGCTGCTGGAATACTGCGATGAGCAGGGGCGTTTCCACTATCACGGGTGGGATGTCGCGACCGGGCCGATCTATCGTTCGCTCATGCTCGACCACCGCAACCGCGACGGCAAACTGGGAAATGTTTCGATCATCGTGGACGCCAGGAAACCTGAATAA